In a single window of the Chionomys nivalis chromosome 11, mChiNiv1.1, whole genome shotgun sequence genome:
- the Lrrc38 gene encoding leucine-rich repeat-containing protein 38, whose product MSLCSVPCRPTGAAAALGLGSLLMLFGPGRACPTGCSCTDPHTVDCRDRGLPSVPDPFPLDVRKLLVAGNRIQQIPEDFFIFHGDLVYLDFRNNSLRSLEEGTFHGSAKLAFLDLSYNNLTQLGAGAFRSAGRLVKLSLANNHLAGVHEAAFESLESLQVLELNDNNLRSLNVAALDALPALRTVRLDGNPWLCDCDFAHLFSWIQENASKLPKGLDAIQCSLPMEDRRVALRELSEASFSECKFSLSLTDLFIIIFSGVAVSIAAIISSFFLATVVQCFQRCAPNKDTEDEDDDEDD is encoded by the exons ATGAGTCTCTGCTCTGTCCCCTGTCGTCCCACCGGCGCCGCTGCGGCGCTGGGGCTCGGTAGCCTCTTGATGCTGTTCGGGCCGGGACGCGCGTGCCCCACGGGCTGTTCCTGCACCGACCCCCACACCGTGGACTGCCGTGATCGCGGGCTGCCCAGTGTGCCCGATCCTTTCCCCCTGGACGTGCGCAAGCTGCTTGTGGCCGGCAACCGAATCCAGCAGATCCCCGAGGACTTCTTTATCTTCCACGGAGACCTGGTCTATCTGGATTTCAGGAACAACTCCCTGCGCTCGCTGGAGGAGGGCACGTTCCACGGCTCGGCGAAGCTGGCCTTCCTGGACCTGAGCTACAACAACCTCACTCAGCTGGGCGCCGGCGCCTTCCGCTCAGCGGGACGACTGGTCAAGCTGAGCCTGGCCAACAACCACCTGGCCGGTGTGCACGAGGCCGCCTTCGAGAGCCTGGAGTCGCTGCAGGTGCTGGAACTCAACGACAATAACCTGCGCAGCCTCAACGTGGCGGCTCTGGATGCACTGCCGGCGCTGCGCACTGTGCGCCTCGATGGGAATCCCTGGCTATGCGACTGTGACTTCGCCCACCTCTTCTCATGGATTCAAGAGAACGCATCCAAACTGCCCAAAG GCCTCGATGCCATCCAGTGCTCACTGCCCATGGAAGACCGGAGGGTGGCCCTGCGCGAGCTGTCAGAAGCCAGTTTTAGCGAGTGTAAGTTCAGCCTGTCCCTCACGGACCTATTCATCATCATCTTCTCGGGCGTGGCCGTGTCCATCGCCGCCATCATCTCCAGCTTCTTCCTGGCCACTGTGGTGCAGTGTTTCCAGAGGTGCGCCCCTAACAAGGACACGGAGGATGAGGATGACGACGAGgatgactga